From the genome of Colletotrichum higginsianum IMI 349063 chromosome 4, whole genome shotgun sequence, one region includes:
- a CDS encoding tRNA synthetase class II, whose protein sequence is MLRQCCRTRALAALHPRTPQSQPLSRVASLLYRHECSALLSPSRPVRSLSTTQAKKEVQDGSWRTQLSGEFKECFALPQMSPVEAWSKPGSQIVVSGHIGRTRKVGKNLAFAHLERNGERLGQICAKGENAAILAKIRPFSAILAKGVVTEASGAARFEMDMESIQYLNPFPKDIIIGPDSLFPPEHRHLQLRFHEDLRDRLRFRAQLKSTMGQAMVDRDFMDVETPILFKSTAEGAREFIVPTRRPRHAYALPQSPQQYKQVLMASGMGGYYQFARCFRDEDHRSDRQPEFTQLDMEKSFATGKTIMEDVEYVVGRAWDAVREQYVMKLGEDSFAPVRKASLQDWKQSVEDSAKDDAKGPIHQEYPTISTPFLRMKYTDCMDLYGSDKPDLRIPNRICRVDEHLNEGFVSMITDLKAPIVEVWKISPHEDADKRDVWKFVAGFMESLPKSLSQNPDGAPTALMFDSSKPLNGFSALGPEGLDSILGALPEESGFSSLENGDIILFQARKNQPQQGGSTKLGETRIALYHAAVEAGLLDRDDSFKFLWVTDFPMFTPEEEGDVGQGGASGFSATHHPFTSPHSEEDFELLFKDPLRARADHYDLVLNGVELGGGSRRIHIAEIQEFIFRDILKMSQDKIKEFSHLLKALRAGCPPHAGFAIGFDRFVAVLSGASSVRDVIAFPKNNNGVDEFAGGPGKISKQQLDTYHLQFRKSG, encoded by the exons ATGCTTCGCCAATGCTGTCGCACTCGAGCTTTGGCTGCTCTGCATCCGCGGACACCGCAGTCGCAACCCCTTAGTCGCGTCGCCTCTCTCCTTTACAGGCATGAATGCAGCGCATTATTGTCACCGAGTCGCCCGGTTCGATCCCTGTCGACAACACAAGCGAAGAAAGAAGTCCAAGATGGGTCTTGGCGTACTCAACTGTCGGGGGAATTCAAGGAGTGCT TTGCTTTGCCTCAGATGTCCCCCGTCGAAGCATGGAGCAAACCAGGTAGCCAAATTGTCGTCAGCGGACACATCGGTCGAACGAGAAAGGTCGGCAAGAACCTTGCCTTTGCCCACTTGGAGCGCAATGGGGAACGACTAGGCCAAATCTGTGCCAAGGGCGAGAATGCGGCTATCCTGGCAAAGATTCGCCCGTTCAGCGCGATTCTGGCGAAGGGCGTTGTAACGGAGGCTTCGGGCGCCGCACGATTCGAGATGGACATGGAGTCAATACAATACCTCAACCCCTTTCCGAAGGACATCATTATCGGCCCCGACTCGCTTTTTCCTCCCGAGCATCGCCACTTGCAGTTGAGGTTCCACGAGGATCTCAGAGATAGGCTCCGCTTTCGCGCCCAGCTCAAGTCCACCATGGGGCAGGCCATGGTTGACAGGGACTTCATGGACGTCGAGACGCCGATCCTGTTTAAGTCCACTGCAGAAGGTGCACGAGAGTTCATCGTACCCACGAGGCGCCCGAGACACGCTTATGCTCTGCCGCAAAGTCCTCAACAGTACAAGCAGGTCCTGATGGCCTCCGGCATGGGGGGCTATTATCAGTTTGCTAGATGCTTCCGCGACGAGGACCATCGATCGGACCGCCAGCCCGAGTTCACTCAG CTGGATATGGAAAAGTCATTCGCGACAGGCAAAACTATTATGGAGGACGTCGAGTACGTCGTCGGTCGTGCCTGGGATGCCGTGAGAGAACAATACGTAATGAAACTGGGCGAGGACTCGTTCGCGCCGGTCAGAAAGGCATCATTGCAG GACTGGAAGCAAAGCGTCGAGGACAGCGCCAAGGACGACGCCAAAGGACCAATCCACCAGGAATACCCCACAATCTCTACGCCCTTCCTGAGGATGAAGTATACCGACTGCATGGACCTCTACGGATCCGATAAGCCAGACCTGCGCATTCCAAACAGA ATATGCCGGGTTGACGAGCACCTCAACGAGGGCTTCGTCAGCATGATCACTGACCTCAAGGCACCGATCGTCGAGGTTTGGAAAATTAGCCCACACGAAGATGCCGACAAACGAGATGTTTGGAAGTTCGTGGCTGGCTTTATGGAAAGTCTCCCCAAGAGCCTGTCTCAGAACCCTGACGGCGCTCCCACGGCCTTGATGTTTGACAGCAGCAAGCCGCTCAAcggcttctcggccttggggCCGGAAGGGCTAGACAGCATTCTCGGCGCCCTTCCCGAAGAATCGGGCTTCTCATCACTGGAAAACGGCGACATCATCTTGTTCCAGGCCCGCAAGAACCAGCCCCAGCAGGGCGGCTCAACCAAACTCGGCGAGACGCGAATCGCTCTGTACCACGCCGCCGTGGAAGCCGGCCTCCTGGACAGGGACGACAGCTTCAAGTTTCTCTGGGTCACCGACTTTCCCATGTTCACGccggaagaagagggcgacgtcggccAAGGCGGGGCGTCGGGCTTCTCGGCAACGCACCACCCCTTCACGTCGCCGCACTCGGAAGAGGACTTTGAGCTCCTCTTCAAGGACCCGCTGCGGGCCAGGGCCGACCACTATGACCTCGTTCTCAACGGCgtggagctcggcggcggcagccggCGTATACACATCGCCGAGATCCAGGAGTTCATCTTCCGCGACATCCTCAAGATGAGCCAggacaagatcaaggagtTCTCGCATCTGCTCAAGGCGCTGCGCGCCGGATGCCCGCCTCACGCTGGCTTCGCCATCGGCTTCGATCGATTCGTGGCCGTCCTGAGCGGCGCGTCCTCTGTCAGGGACGTCATTGCGTTccccaagaacaacaacggcgtcgacgagttCGCCGGTGGTCCGGGGAAGATTTCaaagcagcagctcgacacGTATCATCTCCAATTCCGCAAGAGCGGTTGA